The following proteins are co-located in the Leucoraja erinacea ecotype New England chromosome 4, Leri_hhj_1, whole genome shotgun sequence genome:
- the LOC129696185 gene encoding uncharacterized protein LOC129696185 isoform X5, whose product MAPRRRKGQPKGKAQSPSPPPRQVETEETQEEKAQEESREVASVPTTTRSGRPAKTAGTAAADPDSPSDYAQDTDASSEVKKGRIRKVLPYEFSREQEGELVEWYQANPELYDKNCQQYRNKDRKYSLVDNKAKEFPDCTYAQLCQWFTGQRTRYGKLSQSGNKSGSGGKNFTPRQQWIIDKWGFIKSHIVRAEMRQSTKKFDKKKPLPSMSSEEEFDSLDGTSGSTPSTSQQHSKKSRTTANSTAGSIPNATELEERGASQKELIKQLMQQATEAREARQAMTQPQTPHERAVDTFQAFLKTELLKIPENMWFNYTMAAMKVAHNFSHPTLQLLGHMGEQQMGLMGSPHQHAHQFPESGCGTPTHHQ is encoded by the exons ATGGCTCCAAGGAGAAGGAAGGGGCAGCCCAAGGGGAAGGCCcaatccccatccccaccccccaggCAGGTGGAGACTGAGGAGACCCAGGAGGAGAAGGCACAGGAGGAGAGCAGGGAGGTGGCCAGTGTTCCCACCACCACCCGGAGTGGCCGCCCTGCCAAGACTGCAGGTACTGCTGCTGCTGACCCAGACTCACCATCAGATTATGCTCAGGACACTGATGCCTCAAGTGAGGTGAAGAAGGGCAGGATACGCAAGGTACTTCCTTATGAGTTCAGCAGGGAACAAGAAGGAGAGCTGGTCGAGTGGTATCAGGCAAACCCTGAGTTGTATGATAAGAACTGCCAACAATATCGTAACAAGGACAGGAAGTACTCACTAGTTGACAACAAGGCGAAGGAGTTCCCTGACTGCACAT atgccCAACTCTGTCAGTGGTTCACAGGTCAGAGAACAAGATATGGCAAGCTGTCTCAGAGTGGGAACAAGTCAGGGTCTGGTGGCAAAAACTTTACCCCGAGGCAGCAATGGATCATCGACAAATGGGGCTTTATCAAATCACATATAGTACGAGCAGAGATGAGACAGAGCACTAAGAAG TTTGACAAGAAGAAGCCATTGCCCAGTATGTCAAGTGAAGAGGAGTTTGATTCACTTGACGGAACTTCTGGATCCACACCCTCCACCAGTCAGCAGCACAGCAAGAAGAGCAGGACCACTGCCAACTCCACTGCAGGCTCCATCCCTAATGCAACTGAGTtagaggagagaggggcaagTCAGAAGGAGCTGATCAAGCAG CTCATGCAACAGGCAACAGAGGCCAGGGAGGCCAGACAGGCCATGACCCAGCCCCAGACACCACATGAGAGAGCTGTTGACACCTTCCAGGCATTCTTAAAGACTGAGCTGCTCAAAATACCAGAAAACATGTGGTTCAACTACACCATGGCTGCCATGAAGGTGGCCCATAACTTCTCCCACCCG ACTCTGCAGCTGTTGGGACACATGGGAGAGCAACAGATGGGACTGATGGGATCACCACATCAGCATGCTCACCAG
- the LOC129696185 gene encoding uncharacterized protein LOC129696185 isoform X6, whose amino-acid sequence MAPRRRKGQPKGKAQSPSPPPRQVETEETQEEKAQEESREVASVPTTTRSGRPAKTAGTAAADPDSPSDYAQDTDASSEVKKGRIRKVLPYEFSREQEGELVEWYQANPELYDKNCQQYRNKDRKYSLVDNKAKEFPDCTYAQLCQWFTGQRTRYGKLSQSGNKSGSGGKNFTPRQQWIIDKWGFIKSHIVRAEMRQSTKKFDKKKPLPSMSSEEEFDSLDGTSGSTPSTSQQHSKKSRTTANSTAGSIPNATELEERGASQKELIKQLMQQATEAREARQAMTQPQTPHERAVDTFQAFLKTELLKIPENMWFNYTMAAMKVAHNFSHPTLQLLGHMGEQQMGLMGSPHQHAHQDFAWDSHR is encoded by the exons ATGGCTCCAAGGAGAAGGAAGGGGCAGCCCAAGGGGAAGGCCcaatccccatccccaccccccaggCAGGTGGAGACTGAGGAGACCCAGGAGGAGAAGGCACAGGAGGAGAGCAGGGAGGTGGCCAGTGTTCCCACCACCACCCGGAGTGGCCGCCCTGCCAAGACTGCAGGTACTGCTGCTGCTGACCCAGACTCACCATCAGATTATGCTCAGGACACTGATGCCTCAAGTGAGGTGAAGAAGGGCAGGATACGCAAGGTACTTCCTTATGAGTTCAGCAGGGAACAAGAAGGAGAGCTGGTCGAGTGGTATCAGGCAAACCCTGAGTTGTATGATAAGAACTGCCAACAATATCGTAACAAGGACAGGAAGTACTCACTAGTTGACAACAAGGCGAAGGAGTTCCCTGACTGCACAT atgccCAACTCTGTCAGTGGTTCACAGGTCAGAGAACAAGATATGGCAAGCTGTCTCAGAGTGGGAACAAGTCAGGGTCTGGTGGCAAAAACTTTACCCCGAGGCAGCAATGGATCATCGACAAATGGGGCTTTATCAAATCACATATAGTACGAGCAGAGATGAGACAGAGCACTAAGAAG TTTGACAAGAAGAAGCCATTGCCCAGTATGTCAAGTGAAGAGGAGTTTGATTCACTTGACGGAACTTCTGGATCCACACCCTCCACCAGTCAGCAGCACAGCAAGAAGAGCAGGACCACTGCCAACTCCACTGCAGGCTCCATCCCTAATGCAACTGAGTtagaggagagaggggcaagTCAGAAGGAGCTGATCAAGCAG CTCATGCAACAGGCAACAGAGGCCAGGGAGGCCAGACAGGCCATGACCCAGCCCCAGACACCACATGAGAGAGCTGTTGACACCTTCCAGGCATTCTTAAAGACTGAGCTGCTCAAAATACCAGAAAACATGTGGTTCAACTACACCATGGCTGCCATGAAGGTGGCCCATAACTTCTCCCACCCG ACTCTGCAGCTGTTGGGACACATGGGAGAGCAACAGATGGGACTGATGGGATCACCACATCAGCATGCTCACCAG
- the LOC129696185 gene encoding uncharacterized protein LOC129696185 isoform X4, which produces MAPRRRKGQPKGKAQSPSPPPRQVETEETQEEKAQEESREVASVPTTTRSGRPAKTAGTAAADPDSPSDYAQDTDASSEVKKGRIRKVLPYEFSREQEGELVEWYQANPELYDKNCQQYRNKDRKYSLVDNKAKEFPDCTYAQLCQWFTGQRTRYGKLSQSGNKSGSGGKNFTPRQQWIIDKWGFIKSHIVRAEMRQSTKKFDKKKPLPSMSSEEEFDSLDGTSGSTPSTSQQHSKKSRTTANSTAGSIPNATELEERGASQKELIKQLMQQATEAREARQAMTQPQTPHERAVDTFQAFLKTELLKIPENMWFNYTMAAMKVAHNFSHPTLQLLGHMGEQQMGLMGSPHQHAHQIDWNLPRVWEEPWTKST; this is translated from the exons ATGGCTCCAAGGAGAAGGAAGGGGCAGCCCAAGGGGAAGGCCcaatccccatccccaccccccaggCAGGTGGAGACTGAGGAGACCCAGGAGGAGAAGGCACAGGAGGAGAGCAGGGAGGTGGCCAGTGTTCCCACCACCACCCGGAGTGGCCGCCCTGCCAAGACTGCAGGTACTGCTGCTGCTGACCCAGACTCACCATCAGATTATGCTCAGGACACTGATGCCTCAAGTGAGGTGAAGAAGGGCAGGATACGCAAGGTACTTCCTTATGAGTTCAGCAGGGAACAAGAAGGAGAGCTGGTCGAGTGGTATCAGGCAAACCCTGAGTTGTATGATAAGAACTGCCAACAATATCGTAACAAGGACAGGAAGTACTCACTAGTTGACAACAAGGCGAAGGAGTTCCCTGACTGCACAT atgccCAACTCTGTCAGTGGTTCACAGGTCAGAGAACAAGATATGGCAAGCTGTCTCAGAGTGGGAACAAGTCAGGGTCTGGTGGCAAAAACTTTACCCCGAGGCAGCAATGGATCATCGACAAATGGGGCTTTATCAAATCACATATAGTACGAGCAGAGATGAGACAGAGCACTAAGAAG TTTGACAAGAAGAAGCCATTGCCCAGTATGTCAAGTGAAGAGGAGTTTGATTCACTTGACGGAACTTCTGGATCCACACCCTCCACCAGTCAGCAGCACAGCAAGAAGAGCAGGACCACTGCCAACTCCACTGCAGGCTCCATCCCTAATGCAACTGAGTtagaggagagaggggcaagTCAGAAGGAGCTGATCAAGCAG CTCATGCAACAGGCAACAGAGGCCAGGGAGGCCAGACAGGCCATGACCCAGCCCCAGACACCACATGAGAGAGCTGTTGACACCTTCCAGGCATTCTTAAAGACTGAGCTGCTCAAAATACCAGAAAACATGTGGTTCAACTACACCATGGCTGCCATGAAGGTGGCCCATAACTTCTCCCACCCG ACTCTGCAGCTGTTGGGACACATGGGAGAGCAACAGATGGGACTGATGGGATCACCACATCAGCATGCTCACCAG
- the LOC129696185 gene encoding uncharacterized protein LOC129696185 isoform X3, with protein sequence MAPRRRKGQPKGKAQSPSPPPRQVETEETQEEKAQEESREVASVPTTTRSGRPAKTAGTAAADPDSPSDYAQDTDASSEVKKGRIRKVLPYEFSREQEGELVEWYQANPELYDKNCQQYRNKDRKYSLVDNKAKEFPDCTYAQLCQWFTGQRTRYGKLSQSGNKSGSGGKNFTPRQQWIIDKWGFIKSHIVRAEMRQSTKKFDKKKPLPSMSSEEEFDSLDGTSGSTPSTSQQHSKKSRTTANSTAGSIPNATELEERGASQKELIKQLMQQATEAREARQAMTQPQTPHERAVDTFQAFLKTELLKIPENMWFNYTMAAMKVAHNFSHPTLQLLGHMGEQQMGLMGSPHQHAHQENGVINLRTDTVTSEQTPKC encoded by the exons ATGGCTCCAAGGAGAAGGAAGGGGCAGCCCAAGGGGAAGGCCcaatccccatccccaccccccaggCAGGTGGAGACTGAGGAGACCCAGGAGGAGAAGGCACAGGAGGAGAGCAGGGAGGTGGCCAGTGTTCCCACCACCACCCGGAGTGGCCGCCCTGCCAAGACTGCAGGTACTGCTGCTGCTGACCCAGACTCACCATCAGATTATGCTCAGGACACTGATGCCTCAAGTGAGGTGAAGAAGGGCAGGATACGCAAGGTACTTCCTTATGAGTTCAGCAGGGAACAAGAAGGAGAGCTGGTCGAGTGGTATCAGGCAAACCCTGAGTTGTATGATAAGAACTGCCAACAATATCGTAACAAGGACAGGAAGTACTCACTAGTTGACAACAAGGCGAAGGAGTTCCCTGACTGCACAT atgccCAACTCTGTCAGTGGTTCACAGGTCAGAGAACAAGATATGGCAAGCTGTCTCAGAGTGGGAACAAGTCAGGGTCTGGTGGCAAAAACTTTACCCCGAGGCAGCAATGGATCATCGACAAATGGGGCTTTATCAAATCACATATAGTACGAGCAGAGATGAGACAGAGCACTAAGAAG TTTGACAAGAAGAAGCCATTGCCCAGTATGTCAAGTGAAGAGGAGTTTGATTCACTTGACGGAACTTCTGGATCCACACCCTCCACCAGTCAGCAGCACAGCAAGAAGAGCAGGACCACTGCCAACTCCACTGCAGGCTCCATCCCTAATGCAACTGAGTtagaggagagaggggcaagTCAGAAGGAGCTGATCAAGCAG CTCATGCAACAGGCAACAGAGGCCAGGGAGGCCAGACAGGCCATGACCCAGCCCCAGACACCACATGAGAGAGCTGTTGACACCTTCCAGGCATTCTTAAAGACTGAGCTGCTCAAAATACCAGAAAACATGTGGTTCAACTACACCATGGCTGCCATGAAGGTGGCCCATAACTTCTCCCACCCG ACTCTGCAGCTGTTGGGACACATGGGAGAGCAACAGATGGGACTGATGGGATCACCACATCAGCATGCTCACCAG